A genomic stretch from Bradyrhizobium quebecense includes:
- the glpD gene encoding glycerol-3-phosphate dehydrogenase has translation MDRIYDLAIIGGGVNGCGIARDAAGRGNSVFLCEMNDLASGTSSWSTKLVHGGLRYLEYYEFRLVREALIEREILWQIAPHIIRPLRFVLPHHAGLRPAWLLRLGLFLYDHIGGRHLLPATRSVDLTRDVVGKPLIPGRYTKGFEYSDCFVDDARLVALTACDAADRGAEIRTRTRAVEIRQIDGVWHVTVEDGATGARDTIKARVLVNAGGPWVEQVLATGVGVNARAKVRLVQGSHIVVPKLYDHDRAYIFQNADGRIIFVIPYQNDFSLIGTTDRDYDGDPAKVKATREEIEYLCASASEYLAKPVKPEDVVWNYSGVRPLYDDGASEAKAATRDYVFELDTPGGAPLLSIYGGKITTYRRLSEEALERLSPYLRGAKAQEGWTGKAPLPGGDMDVSAVAALSAELVRNYPFLAQSHANRLAHAYGTRASKVLGNAATADDLGRAFGATLTESEVRYLMANEWARTADDVVWRRSKLGLRMTAGEIAALDEWMVANRVSGERPLREAGGRA, from the coding sequence TTGGACCGAATTTACGACCTCGCCATCATTGGAGGCGGCGTTAATGGCTGCGGCATCGCGCGCGATGCGGCGGGCCGGGGCAATTCTGTTTTCCTCTGTGAAATGAATGATTTGGCCAGTGGAACCTCGTCCTGGTCGACCAAGCTGGTGCATGGCGGCCTGCGCTATCTCGAGTATTACGAGTTTCGCCTGGTGCGCGAGGCGCTGATCGAGCGCGAGATCCTCTGGCAGATCGCGCCGCATATCATTCGTCCGCTGCGTTTCGTTTTGCCGCACCATGCGGGCCTGCGCCCGGCCTGGCTGCTGCGGCTCGGCCTCTTCCTCTACGACCACATCGGCGGCCGGCATCTGCTGCCGGCGACGCGCTCGGTCGACCTGACGCGCGACGTGGTCGGCAAGCCGCTGATCCCGGGCCGCTACACCAAGGGCTTTGAATATTCCGATTGCTTCGTCGACGACGCGCGGCTGGTGGCGCTGACCGCGTGCGATGCCGCCGATCGCGGCGCCGAGATTCGCACCCGCACCCGCGCGGTGGAGATCAGGCAGATCGACGGCGTCTGGCACGTCACGGTCGAAGATGGCGCAACTGGCGCCCGCGACACGATCAAGGCGCGCGTGCTGGTCAACGCCGGCGGTCCCTGGGTCGAGCAGGTGCTCGCTACCGGTGTCGGCGTCAACGCGCGGGCCAAGGTGCGGCTGGTGCAGGGCTCGCATATCGTCGTGCCGAAACTCTACGACCACGACCGCGCCTACATCTTCCAGAATGCCGACGGCCGCATCATCTTCGTCATTCCCTACCAGAACGATTTCTCCCTGATCGGCACCACCGATCGCGACTATGACGGCGATCCGGCCAAGGTGAAGGCGACGCGCGAGGAGATCGAGTATCTCTGCGCCTCCGCCAGCGAATACCTTGCCAAGCCGGTGAAGCCCGAGGATGTGGTCTGGAATTACTCCGGCGTGCGTCCGCTCTATGACGACGGTGCGAGCGAAGCCAAGGCCGCGACTCGCGACTACGTCTTCGAGCTCGATACGCCCGGCGGTGCGCCGCTACTGTCGATCTATGGCGGCAAGATCACCACCTATCGCCGCCTCTCCGAAGAGGCGCTGGAGCGGCTGTCGCCCTATCTCCGCGGCGCGAAAGCGCAGGAGGGCTGGACCGGCAAGGCGCCGCTGCCCGGCGGCGACATGGATGTCTCCGCGGTCGCGGCGCTGAGCGCCGAGCTGGTTCGTAACTATCCGTTCCTCGCGCAGTCCCACGCCAACCGTCTCGCCCACGCCTATGGCACACGCGCCAGCAAGGTCTTGGGCAATGCAGCAACGGCTGATGATCTCGGCCGCGCCTTCGGCGCCACCTTGACGGAGAGTGAAGTCCGGTACCTGATGGCGAACGAATGGGCGCGGACCGCGGACGATGTCGTCTGGCGACGATCCAAGCTGGGCTTGCGGATGACGGCGGGTGAAATCGCCGCGCTCGACGAGTGGATGGTCGCCAACCGCGTGTCAGGTGAACGTCCCCTCCGCGAAGCGGGAGGACGGGCATGA
- a CDS encoding ABC transporter ATP-binding protein, whose translation MSVTLQNVTRTVDGIQTIRDVSLTLERGTLSVLLGPTLSGKTSIMRLLAGLDKPTTGRVLVDGKDVTGADVRQRSVAMVYQQFINYPSLTVYENIASPLRVQGKPKAEIEQRVAEAASLLRLEPYLKRTPLQLSGGQQQRTAIARALVKGADLVLLDEPLANLDYKLREELRAELPRIFEASGAIFVYATTEPSEALLLGGDTVCMWEGQALQTGATPKVYRHPDSLRVAQVFSDPPLNVIGIEKKGDRVIYAGGEQAPAAGLYAKLPDGTYKIGFRAHQLEVGSVVPGRHKFSATVTVTEITGSESFVHVHVHDSNWVAVLHGVHEYEPGQVLEAALDPENIFVFDAADRLVASPATAFASELYGSSLAARTSASKSN comes from the coding sequence ATGAGCGTTACACTGCAGAACGTCACGCGAACCGTGGATGGCATTCAGACCATTCGCGATGTTTCGCTGACGCTGGAGCGTGGCACGCTCAGCGTGCTGCTCGGGCCGACGCTGTCGGGCAAGACCTCGATCATGCGGCTGCTCGCCGGCCTCGACAAGCCGACCACCGGCCGCGTGCTGGTCGACGGCAAGGACGTCACCGGCGCCGACGTGCGGCAGCGCTCGGTGGCGATGGTCTATCAGCAGTTCATCAACTATCCCTCGCTGACGGTCTACGAGAACATCGCCTCGCCGCTGCGGGTGCAGGGCAAGCCGAAGGCCGAGATCGAGCAGCGGGTGGCCGAGGCGGCCAGCCTGTTGCGGCTCGAGCCCTATCTGAAGCGGACGCCGCTGCAGCTCTCCGGCGGCCAGCAGCAGCGCACGGCGATTGCGCGCGCGCTGGTCAAGGGCGCGGACCTCGTGCTGCTCGACGAGCCGCTCGCCAATCTCGACTACAAGCTGCGTGAGGAGCTGCGCGCCGAGCTGCCGCGGATCTTCGAGGCATCGGGTGCGATCTTCGTCTATGCCACCACCGAACCGTCGGAGGCGTTGCTGCTCGGCGGCGACACGGTGTGCATGTGGGAAGGTCAGGCGCTGCAGACCGGCGCGACGCCGAAAGTCTACCGCCATCCCGACTCGCTGCGCGTCGCGCAGGTGTTCTCCGATCCGCCGCTCAACGTCATCGGCATCGAGAAGAAGGGTGACCGGGTGATCTATGCCGGCGGCGAGCAGGCGCCCGCGGCTGGGCTGTATGCCAAGCTGCCTGACGGCACGTACAAGATCGGCTTCCGTGCGCACCAGCTCGAGGTCGGTAGCGTCGTGCCCGGCCGCCACAAATTCTCCGCCACCGTGACGGTGACCGAGATCACCGGGTCGGAGAGCTTTGTGCACGTTCACGTCCACGATTCGAACTGGGTCGCGGTGCTGCACGGCGTGCACGAATATGAACCCGGGCAGGTGCTTGAAGCCGCGCTCGATCCCGAGAATATCTTCGTATTTGACGCCGCCGACCGCCTGGTCGCGTCGCCCGCGACCGCGTTCGCAAGCGAACTGTATGGCAGTTCGCTTGCGGCACGCACGTCAGCCAGCAAGAGCAATTGA
- a CDS encoding ABC transporter ATP-binding protein, which yields MARIDLVDLAQSYSGNDAPLESFALKPVTMTWRQGGAYALLGPSGCGKTTLLNLISGIVTPSRGKILFDGQDITPLSTQKRNIAQVFQFPVIYDTMTVGQNLAFPLKNRGVAKAEVDARVRQIADLLDLTPYLNRKATRLTADAKQKISLGRGLVRSDVAAVLFDEPLTVIDPELKWQLRSKLKALHRELDLTMIYVTHDQTEALTFADTVVVMHDGRVVQSGTPAELFDKPAHTFVGYFIGSPGMNIVPAEVSGHEARIDGHVIGLHRNYGVLPAGKKIEIGVRPEFVDVAAPASGLLSATIERIDDLGRIQFARVRVGNTKLAARVPPGFSISGDTAGLIFNPANVHVYADSHLVEGVA from the coding sequence ATGGCTCGCATTGACCTCGTCGATCTCGCGCAATCCTACAGCGGCAATGACGCGCCGCTGGAATCCTTTGCGCTGAAACCGGTGACGATGACCTGGCGGCAGGGCGGCGCCTATGCGCTGCTTGGGCCCTCCGGCTGCGGCAAGACCACGCTATTGAACCTGATTTCCGGCATCGTGACGCCGTCGCGCGGCAAGATCCTGTTCGACGGCCAGGACATCACGCCGCTGTCGACGCAGAAGCGCAACATCGCGCAGGTGTTCCAGTTCCCGGTGATCTACGACACCATGACGGTCGGCCAGAACCTGGCCTTCCCGCTGAAGAACCGCGGCGTCGCCAAGGCCGAGGTCGATGCGCGGGTCAGGCAGATCGCCGATTTGCTCGACCTCACGCCGTACCTCAATCGCAAGGCGACGCGGCTCACCGCCGACGCCAAGCAGAAGATCTCGCTCGGCCGCGGCCTGGTGCGCTCCGACGTCGCCGCCGTGCTGTTTGACGAGCCGCTGACGGTGATCGATCCCGAGCTGAAATGGCAGCTGCGCTCCAAGCTGAAGGCGCTGCATCGCGAACTCGACCTCACGATGATCTACGTCACCCACGACCAGACCGAGGCGCTGACCTTTGCCGATACCGTCGTCGTCATGCATGACGGCCGCGTGGTGCAGAGCGGCACGCCGGCCGAATTGTTCGACAAGCCGGCGCACACCTTCGTCGGCTATTTCATCGGCTCGCCCGGCATGAACATCGTGCCCGCCGAGGTCTCAGGCCACGAGGCGCGGATCGACGGCCATGTCATCGGCCTGCATCGAAACTATGGTGTGCTGCCGGCCGGCAAGAAGATCGAGATCGGCGTGCGGCCTGAATTTGTTGATGTCGCGGCACCCGCGTCCGGGCTGCTGTCGGCCACCATCGAGCGGATCGACGATCTCGGTCGCATCCAGTTCGCCCGCGTCCGCGTCGGCAACACCAAACTCGCGGCGCGCGTGCCCCCCGGCTTCTCGATCTCCGGCGATACCGCCGGCCTGATCTTCAATCCCGCCAACGTTCACGTCTATGCCGACAGCCATTTGGTCGAAGGGGTCGCCTGA
- a CDS encoding carbohydrate ABC transporter permease, translating into MDKTINQKAWFLVLPVFLVVAFSAVLPLMTVVNYSMQDTFGNNQFFWNGVGWFKELLDPSTDLGGRFLASLGRNLFFSAVILAIEVPLGIIVALSMPREGWSVAACLVILALPLLIPWNVVGTIWQIFGRPDIGLLGYVLNHLGFNYNYVSNEVDAWVTVIVMDVWHWTSLVALLCYAGLKSIPDAYYQAAQIDGASRWAVFKAIQLPKMNRVLLIAVLLRFMDSFMIYTEPFVVTGGGPGNSTTFVSIELVKIALGQFDLGKAAALSLVYNLIILIVCWVFYTVMTNAGSERPVKEGAA; encoded by the coding sequence ATGGACAAGACCATCAACCAAAAAGCCTGGTTCCTGGTGCTGCCGGTGTTCCTGGTGGTCGCGTTCTCGGCGGTACTGCCGCTGATGACCGTCGTGAACTATTCGATGCAGGACACCTTCGGCAACAACCAGTTCTTCTGGAACGGCGTCGGTTGGTTCAAGGAGCTGCTCGATCCCTCGACCGATCTCGGCGGCCGCTTCCTGGCCTCGCTCGGCCGCAACCTGTTCTTCTCTGCCGTGATCCTTGCGATCGAGGTGCCGCTCGGCATCATCGTCGCGCTGTCGATGCCGCGCGAGGGCTGGAGCGTCGCGGCCTGCCTCGTCATCCTCGCGCTGCCGCTGCTGATCCCGTGGAACGTGGTCGGCACCATCTGGCAGATCTTCGGCCGGCCCGATATCGGCCTGCTCGGCTATGTGCTGAACCACCTCGGCTTCAACTACAACTACGTCTCCAACGAGGTCGACGCCTGGGTCACGGTGATCGTGATGGACGTCTGGCATTGGACCAGCCTCGTCGCGCTGCTCTGCTACGCCGGCCTGAAGTCGATCCCCGACGCCTACTACCAGGCGGCGCAGATCGACGGCGCCTCGCGCTGGGCGGTGTTCAAGGCGATCCAGCTGCCGAAGATGAACCGCGTGCTGCTGATCGCGGTGCTGCTGCGCTTCATGGACAGCTTCATGATCTACACCGAGCCGTTCGTGGTCACCGGCGGTGGTCCCGGCAACTCGACGACCTTCGTCTCGATCGAGCTCGTCAAGATCGCGCTGGGCCAGTTCGACCTCGGCAAGGCCGCGGCGCTGTCGCTGGTTTACAACCTGATCATCCTGATCGTGTGCTGGGTGTTCTACACCGTGATGACCAATGCCGGCTCCGAGCGTCCGGTCAAGGAAGGAGCGGCGTGA
- a CDS encoding carbohydrate ABC transporter permease yields the protein MHSIPGRRLIMALFLIFLLLPIYWLVNMSFKTNAEIVSTMTLWPHTPTLQHYRRIFTDESWYSGYINSLEYVVINTVISIAVALPAAYAFSRYRFLGDKHLFFWLLSNRMAPAAVYALPFFNLYSAIGLFDTPWAVALAHCIFNVPLAVWILEGFVSGVPREIDETAFLDGYSFPRFFIKILVPLIASGIGVAAFFCFMFSWVELLLARTLTSVQAKPIAAIMTRTVSAAGMDWGLLAAAGVLTIIPGALVIWFVRNYIARGFALGRV from the coding sequence ATGCACTCGATCCCCGGCCGCCGCCTGATCATGGCGCTGTTCCTGATCTTCCTGCTGTTGCCGATCTACTGGCTCGTCAACATGAGCTTCAAGACCAACGCCGAGATCGTCTCGACGATGACGCTGTGGCCGCATACGCCGACGCTGCAGCACTACCGGCGCATCTTCACCGACGAGAGCTGGTACTCGGGCTACATCAACTCGCTGGAATATGTCGTCATCAACACCGTGATCTCGATCGCGGTGGCGTTGCCGGCGGCCTATGCATTCTCGCGCTACCGCTTTCTCGGCGACAAGCACCTGTTCTTCTGGCTGCTGTCCAACCGCATGGCGCCGGCGGCGGTCTACGCGCTGCCGTTCTTCAACCTGTACTCGGCGATCGGCCTGTTCGATACGCCGTGGGCGGTTGCGCTCGCGCACTGCATCTTCAACGTGCCGCTGGCGGTGTGGATCCTCGAAGGCTTCGTCTCCGGCGTGCCGCGCGAGATCGACGAGACCGCCTTCCTCGACGGCTACTCGTTCCCGCGCTTCTTCATCAAGATCCTGGTGCCCCTGATCGCGAGCGGGATCGGCGTCGCCGCGTTCTTCTGCTTCATGTTCTCCTGGGTCGAGCTGCTGCTGGCGCGCACGCTGACCTCGGTGCAGGCCAAGCCGATCGCCGCGATCATGACGCGCACGGTCTCGGCCGCCGGCATGGACTGGGGCCTGCTTGCCGCGGCCGGCGTGCTCACCATCATCCCCGGCGCGCTCGTGATCTGGTTCGTCCGCAATTACATCGCGCGCGGCTTCGCGCTCGGCCGGGTGTGA
- a CDS encoding DUF2160 domain-containing protein, with protein sequence MDSIAWMAWTWPTAVFFVLLASTLGMMTWLAIAYPEAERVGALRIPTTRGDRLFVSLVLAAVIHLLWVGLVGTDPIFTLPIGEGVEISSLWLGTVISLLSAVVIFRTV encoded by the coding sequence ATGGACAGCATCGCATGGATGGCATGGACCTGGCCCACCGCGGTCTTCTTCGTGCTGCTTGCCTCTACGCTCGGGATGATGACCTGGCTCGCGATCGCCTATCCGGAAGCCGAGCGGGTCGGCGCGCTGCGCATTCCGACCACGCGCGGCGACCGTCTGTTCGTCTCGCTGGTGCTGGCGGCGGTGATCCACCTGCTGTGGGTCGGCCTCGTCGGCACCGATCCGATTTTCACCCTGCCGATCGGGGAGGGCGTCGAGATTTCGAGCCTGTGGCTCGGAACGGTAATTTCGCTTCTTTCAGCCGTGGTGATTTTTCGCACCGTCTGA
- a CDS encoding ABC transporter substrate-binding protein, protein MTSAVALVAASVTLVAPARADEAAAKKWIDSEFQPSTLSKDDQMKEMQWFIKAAAPFKGMEINVVSETLTVHEYESRTLAKAFEEITGIKVKHDIIQEGDVVEKIQTQMQSGKNVYDGWINDSDFIGTHFRYGQAVDLTEWMKGEAKDVTDPMLDVDDFIGKSFTTAPNGHLYQLPDQQFANLYWFRYDWFTNPEYKAKFKAKYGYDLGVPVNWSAYEDIADFFTNDIKEISGVKVYGHMDYGKKDPSLGWRFTDAWLSMAGNGDKGLPNGLPVDEWGIRMEGCRPVGSSVERGGDVNGPAAVYSIVKYLDWMKKYAPPQAQGMTFSESGPVPSQGNIAQQIFWYTAFTADMVKPGIAVMNADGTPKWRMAPSPHGSYWKDGMKLGYQDVGSATLLKSTPVDRRKAAWLYLQFIVSKTTSLKKSQVGLTFIRESDIWDKSFTERAPKLGGLIEFYRSPARVQWTPTGNNVPDYPKLAQLWWQNIGDASSGAKTPQAAMDALAAAQDSVMERLEKSGVQGACGPKLNKKETAEYWYKKAEKDGTIAPQRKLANEKPKGETIDYDTLIKSWPASPPKRAEAK, encoded by the coding sequence ATGACCAGCGCGGTCGCGCTCGTCGCAGCATCGGTCACTCTTGTCGCGCCGGCCCGCGCCGACGAGGCGGCCGCCAAGAAGTGGATCGACAGCGAATTCCAGCCGTCGACCCTCTCCAAGGACGACCAGATGAAGGAGATGCAGTGGTTCATCAAGGCCGCCGCCCCCTTCAAGGGCATGGAGATCAACGTCGTCTCCGAGACCCTGACGGTGCACGAATATGAATCCCGCACGCTCGCCAAGGCGTTCGAGGAGATCACCGGCATCAAGGTCAAGCACGACATCATCCAGGAAGGTGACGTCGTCGAAAAGATCCAGACCCAGATGCAGTCCGGCAAGAACGTCTATGACGGCTGGATCAACGACTCCGACTTCATCGGCACCCACTTCCGTTACGGCCAGGCCGTCGACCTGACCGAGTGGATGAAGGGCGAAGCCAAGGACGTCACCGATCCGATGCTCGACGTCGACGACTTCATCGGCAAGTCGTTCACGACCGCACCGAACGGTCACCTCTATCAGCTGCCCGACCAGCAGTTCGCGAACCTCTATTGGTTCCGCTACGACTGGTTCACCAACCCGGAATACAAGGCCAAGTTCAAGGCCAAGTACGGCTACGACCTCGGCGTGCCCGTGAACTGGTCGGCCTATGAAGATATCGCCGACTTCTTCACCAACGACATCAAGGAGATCAGCGGCGTCAAGGTCTACGGCCATATGGACTATGGCAAGAAGGACCCCTCGCTCGGCTGGCGTTTCACCGACGCCTGGCTGTCGATGGCCGGCAACGGCGACAAGGGTCTCCCGAACGGCCTGCCGGTCGACGAATGGGGCATCCGCATGGAAGGCTGCCGTCCGGTCGGCTCGTCGGTCGAGCGTGGCGGCGACGTCAACGGCCCGGCGGCGGTCTATTCGATCGTCAAGTATCTCGACTGGATGAAGAAGTATGCTCCCCCGCAGGCGCAGGGCATGACCTTCTCCGAGTCGGGCCCGGTGCCTTCGCAGGGCAACATCGCCCAGCAGATCTTCTGGTACACAGCCTTCACCGCCGACATGGTGAAGCCGGGGATTGCCGTGATGAACGCGGACGGTACGCCGAAGTGGCGTATGGCTCCGTCGCCGCACGGCTCGTACTGGAAGGACGGCATGAAGCTCGGCTACCAGGACGTGGGTTCGGCCACGCTGCTGAAGTCGACCCCGGTCGACCGCCGCAAGGCGGCCTGGCTCTACCTGCAGTTCATCGTCTCCAAGACGACGAGCCTGAAGAAGAGCCAAGTCGGTCTCACCTTCATCCGTGAATCCGACATCTGGGACAAGTCGTTCACCGAGCGCGCGCCGAAGCTCGGCGGTCTGATCGAGTTCTACCGCTCGCCTGCGCGCGTGCAGTGGACCCCGACCGGCAACAACGTGCCTGACTATCCGAAGCTCGCTCAGCTCTGGTGGCAGAACATCGGCGATGCGTCGTCCGGTGCGAAGACGCCGCAAGCTGCGATGGACGCGCTCGCCGCGGCCCAGGATTCGGTGATGGAGCGTCTTGAGAAGTCCGGTGTGCAGGGTGCCTGCGGACCGAAGCTGAACAAGAAGGAAACCGCCGAGTACTGGTACAAGAAGGCCGAGAAGGACGGCACCATCGCTCCGCAGCGCAAGCTCGCGAACGAAAAGCCGAAGGGCGAAACGATCGACTACGACACGCTGATCAAGTCGTGGCCGGCGAGCCCGCCCAAGCGCGCCGAAGCTAAGTAA
- a CDS encoding tetratricopeptide repeat protein codes for MNNNNAEDIVRRATVAFNGGRHGEAIELCERGLARQPGEPMLSHLLAAVLFAKGEIAPARRHIETSLARRPDNAAARLLAGRLARSGGEFDAALTHLDRAIALKPQREAFLEKARTLELAGRKAQAREAWEAILKAIPEHQEANARLGRLAWEDGDLAKAAGLLEHAVASAAPASVWFDLGVARQDMRDHDSAARAYRKALEIKPDYAEAALNLGITLQESGEPDAAMQAFARAYALRPQLFGSIAMALTSAPHGRLWLDERALRATLSH; via the coding sequence ATGAACAACAACAACGCCGAGGATATCGTTCGCCGCGCGACCGTCGCCTTCAATGGCGGCCGGCATGGCGAGGCGATCGAGCTCTGCGAGCGCGGCCTTGCGCGCCAGCCCGGCGAGCCGATGCTGAGCCATCTGCTCGCTGCCGTATTGTTCGCCAAAGGCGAGATCGCGCCGGCCCGCAGGCATATCGAGACCAGCCTGGCGCGGCGCCCGGACAATGCGGCGGCGCGGCTGCTCGCGGGGCGCCTCGCCCGCAGCGGCGGCGAATTCGATGCGGCACTGACGCATCTCGACCGCGCCATCGCGCTCAAGCCGCAACGCGAAGCTTTCCTCGAGAAGGCACGCACGCTGGAACTGGCCGGCCGCAAGGCACAGGCCCGCGAGGCCTGGGAGGCGATCCTCAAGGCCATCCCGGAGCATCAGGAAGCCAACGCAAGACTTGGCCGGCTGGCCTGGGAGGATGGCGACCTCGCCAAGGCCGCAGGCCTGCTCGAGCACGCCGTTGCGAGCGCGGCGCCGGCCTCGGTGTGGTTCGATCTTGGCGTCGCAAGGCAGGATATGCGCGATCACGACAGCGCCGCACGCGCCTATCGCAAGGCGCTCGAGATCAAGCCGGATTATGCCGAAGCGGCACTCAATCTGGGGATCACGCTGCAGGAAAGCGGCGAGCCCGACGCCGCGATGCAGGCCTTCGCGCGCGCCTATGCCCTACGCCCACAGCTGTTCGGATCGATCGCGATGGCGCTGACCTCGGCCCCGCACGGCCGGCTGTGGCTCGATGAGCGCGCGCTGCGTGCAACGTTAAGTCACTAA
- a CDS encoding alkene reductase, producing the protein MSQSTKLLEPYKLGPLTLPNRFVMAPLTRNRAVPPGMVPSPLAVDYYGQRASAGLLITEASQVSQQGQGYQDTPGIYSKEQVAAWRKVTDRVHERGGHIFIQLWHVGRISHTSLQPNGGAPVAPSAIRAKTKTFVNGTFADVSEPRALELSEIPGIIEDFKRGTANALAAGFDGVEIHGANGYLLDQFAKDGTNKRTDAYGGSIEKRAQLMLEVSKVVAKEAGAERTGIRISPVTPANDVSDSNPQPLFDYIVDQLNALKLTYIHVIEGATGGPRDVAPFDYASLRKRFKQAYVANNGYDFALAEKVLEAGAADLIAFGKPFISNPDLVERLKAGAPLNDWDKATFYGGGAKGYTDYPTLKATEAAE; encoded by the coding sequence ATGAGCCAATCGACCAAACTTCTCGAGCCCTACAAGCTTGGCCCACTGACGCTGCCGAACCGCTTCGTGATGGCGCCGCTGACGCGTAATCGCGCGGTGCCGCCCGGTATGGTGCCAAGCCCGCTCGCGGTGGACTATTACGGCCAGCGCGCCTCCGCCGGCCTCTTGATCACCGAGGCGAGCCAGGTCTCGCAGCAGGGCCAGGGCTATCAGGACACCCCCGGCATCTATTCGAAGGAACAGGTCGCGGCCTGGCGCAAGGTCACCGATCGCGTGCATGAGCGCGGCGGCCACATCTTCATCCAGCTCTGGCATGTCGGCCGTATTTCGCACACCTCGCTGCAGCCGAATGGCGGTGCGCCGGTGGCGCCGAGCGCGATCCGCGCCAAGACCAAGACCTTCGTGAACGGCACCTTCGCCGACGTGTCCGAACCGCGCGCGCTCGAACTGTCGGAAATCCCCGGGATCATCGAGGATTTCAAGCGCGGCACCGCGAATGCGCTGGCGGCCGGCTTCGACGGCGTCGAGATTCATGGCGCCAACGGCTATTTGCTCGACCAGTTCGCGAAGGACGGTACCAACAAGCGCACCGACGCCTATGGCGGTTCGATCGAGAAGCGCGCCCAGCTGATGCTGGAGGTCTCCAAGGTGGTCGCCAAGGAGGCCGGCGCCGAGCGTACCGGCATCCGCATCTCGCCGGTGACGCCGGCCAACGACGTCTCCGACTCCAATCCGCAACCGCTGTTCGACTACATCGTCGACCAGCTCAATGCGCTCAAGCTGACCTATATCCACGTCATCGAGGGCGCGACCGGCGGCCCGCGCGACGTCGCGCCGTTCGACTACGCCTCACTGCGCAAGCGCTTCAAGCAGGCCTATGTCGCCAACAACGGCTACGACTTCGCGCTGGCGGAGAAGGTGCTGGAGGCAGGTGCCGCCGACCTGATCGCGTTCGGCAAGCCGTTCATCTCGAATCCCGATCTGGTCGAGCGGCTCAAGGCCGGCGCCCCGCTCAACGACTGGGACAAGGCGACCTTCTACGGCGGCGGCGCCAAGGGCTACACGGATTATCCGACGCTAAAGGCGACCGAAGCGGCGGAGTGA
- a CDS encoding SDR family NAD(P)-dependent oxidoreductase, translating to MPTTTRAPQAIDPSASLHAESLGLATNHGRLAGRRIIVVGAGQRTTVDEAPPIGNGRAMSVLFAREGASVACLDVNKAAADDTVAQITGEGGKAFTDVVDVSDIAAIAPAVERCAERLGGLDGLALNVGISSGLSLPKMTAEAWDRDYAVNVRSHMLFAQQALEVMAPGGAIILISSMASQRAGGRNPAYESSKAAQIALGRAIARAGEDKGIRCNVIAPGFMDTPMGRDASRRRSDRAVTVPFGRQGTGWEVAYAALFLISNESSYVNAHTLFLDAGHMGGIVRS from the coding sequence ATGCCGACCACAACCCGCGCACCGCAAGCCATCGATCCGTCCGCCTCGCTGCATGCGGAATCGCTCGGACTTGCGACGAACCACGGCCGCCTGGCCGGCCGGCGCATCATCGTGGTCGGTGCGGGCCAGCGCACGACCGTGGATGAAGCGCCGCCGATCGGCAACGGCCGCGCGATGAGCGTGCTGTTCGCGCGCGAAGGCGCCTCGGTCGCGTGCCTCGACGTCAACAAGGCAGCCGCCGACGACACCGTCGCGCAAATCACGGGCGAAGGCGGCAAGGCCTTCACCGATGTGGTCGATGTCTCCGACATCGCGGCGATCGCGCCCGCGGTCGAACGCTGCGCCGAGAGGCTCGGCGGGCTCGACGGGCTGGCGCTGAATGTCGGCATTTCTTCCGGCCTGTCGCTGCCGAAGATGACGGCGGAAGCCTGGGACCGCGACTACGCAGTCAATGTGCGCAGCCACATGCTGTTCGCGCAGCAGGCGCTCGAGGTGATGGCGCCGGGCGGCGCGATCATCCTGATCTCCTCGATGGCGAGCCAGCGCGCCGGCGGCCGCAACCCGGCCTATGAATCCTCCAAGGCGGCGCAGATCGCGCTCGGCCGGGCGATCGCGCGGGCCGGCGAGGACAAGGGCATTCGCTGCAATGTGATCGCGCCCGGCTTCATGGACACGCCGATGGGCCGCGATGCCAGCCGCAGGCGATCGGACCGCGCCGTGACAGTGCCTTTCGGCCGCCAGGGCACCGGCTGGGAGGTCGCCTATGCTGCGCTGTTCCTGATTTCGAATGAATCCTCCTATGTGAATGCGCACACCTTGTTCCTCGATGCCGGCCACATGGGCGGAATCGTGCGCAGCTAG